The Ptiloglossa arizonensis isolate GNS036 chromosome 13, iyPtiAriz1_principal, whole genome shotgun sequence genome window below encodes:
- the Tpcn1 gene encoding two pore segment channel 1 isoform X5, whose product MSSPKTTEYSGNYQRFSDDENVSFDQDVSHRSCQKYGSMLSCSSPENHINSSVENSQTNQFPHKFETDEVERENMTDNVVLPLHNSLLEHDLYWEMNYHKAAIFLEEGRNNEKFESHPKHPEDLPAYLLVHNNWYYGLDLLTSLILLALALVEEPAVPLFGIPVWAHGSIELFALMIIGIELALKLRWSGWSTMLKHKRTMLKCITLAIMFLEAMTVLVRQSSHFRVTRALRPIFLVDTKCFGGVRRFIRQILLTLPPILDMLGLLLFFITLYTVLGYYMFCEMNRNFSTLQDSFVSLFVLLTTANFPDVMMPSYSKNKWYAIYFVSYLSTMLYVMMNLMLAVVNETFTAAERDKFKKLFLHKRKACQHAFKLLVSKQNADKMRFRQFEGLMRYYAHNKSIRDIVLMFRHLNASGTGVLSAEEFLNIYDTIELQWEPQYSTVPWYHSAPQPLQILCTGAHTAIRWTYFETLMYITIIANGIAMIIRILQPSNSLYSACLFAASWDTFLFGGIFVSEALIKVLGLGTRWYLSSGWNLFDLGTSVMTLVSACIIRLFPSATFFVLFRPLRLLRLFKMKKRYRDVFGTLVILTPLMSSTAVVMLVLYYFFAIIGMELFAGYNMRNCCKNTTVEDFYKYSVNESTTLGYYYLNTFDNLIASVSSFLEAFRFRIHYKKSTSKRDEERMLHEEVELRWDELQCIIEDFQLLEKLRPSLIVGGTTIFTGSRPRTREVLQRKMYTSEINEWIVEAKEAERQCLSNPVYNSEEISREDGISEPDHLRSSVSLRSTHRNTSNVV is encoded by the exons ATGTCTTCTCCTAAAACTACTGAATACTCAGGAAATTACCAACGTTTTAGTGATGACGAAAATGTATCATTTGACCAAGATGTTTCGCATCGATCATGTCAAA aatatGGATCTATGTTATCATGTTCTTCTCCAGAGAACCATATAAATTCATCAGTTGAAAATAGTCAAACCAATCAGTTTCCTCACAAATTTGAAACAGACGAAGTTGAAAGAGAAAACATGACTGATAATGTAGTGCTTCCATTGCACAATTCTCTTTTGGAACATGATTTATATTGGGAAATGAATTACCATAAAGCTGCAATATTTTTAGAG gaaggaagaaacaatgaaaaatttgaGTCTCATCCAAAACATCCAGAAGATTTACCAGCATATCTTTTAGTTCATAACAATTGGTATTACGGATTAGACTTACTGACTTCTCTTATACTTTTAGCTTTAGCTCTTGTGGAGGAGCCAGCTGTACCATTATTTGGT ATACCAGTGTGGGCACATGGATCAATAGAGCTTTTTGCTTTAATGATTATAGGTATAGAATTAGCTTTAAAATTAAGATGGAGTGGTTGGTCAACTATGTTAAAACACAAACGGACAATGCTGAAG TGCATTACATTGGCCATCATGTTTTTGGAAGCAATGACAGTGTTAGTGCGGCAGTCATCACATTTTCGTGTAACACGTGCTCTAAGGCCTATCTTTTTAGTAGATACAAAATGTTTTGGAGGTGTTAGAAGATTTATAAGGCAAATACTTCTGACATTGCCTCCAATTCTGGATATGTTAGGCctacttttatttttcattacactTTACACAGTATTGGGCTATTATATGTTTTGTGAaatgaatagaaatttttctacgTTACAAGATAGTTTTGTAAGTCTTTTTGTTCTTCTTACTACTGCTAA TTTTCCAGATGTAATGATGCCATCATATTCAAAAAATAAGTGGTATGCAATATATTTTGTATCTTACTTATCCACTATGTTATATGTGATGATGAATTTGATGTTGGCAGTAGTAAATGAAACATTTACAGCAGCTGAAcgtgataaatttaaaaagctATTTCTACATAAAAGGAAAGCATGTCAACATGCCTttaagttattagtttcaaaacAGAATGCAGATAAAATGCGATTTCGTCAATTTGAAGGACTAATGCGATACTATGCTCATAATAAAA gtATAAGAGATATTGTTTTAATGTTTCGGCATTTGAATGCTTCTGGTACCGGAGTGCTAAGTGCTgaagaatttttgaatatttatgatACAATAGAACTTCAGTGGGAACCGCAATACTCCACTGTGCCTTGGTATCACAGTGCACCACAGCCTTTGCAGATTCTTTGCACAGGAGCCCATACTGCTATTAGATGGACATACTTTGAAACTTTAATGT ATATAACAATAATTGCAAATGGTATTGCTATGATAATAAGGATACTACAGCCAAGCAATAGTCTTTACAGTGCATGCTTGTTTGCTGCATCTTGGGATACTTTTCTGTTTGGAGGAA TATTTGTTAGTGAAGCATTAATAAAAGTATTGGGCCTTGGTACAAGATGGTATCTTAGCTCTGGATGGAATCTTTTCGATCTAGGCACATCTGTAATGACACTTGTCTCTGCGTGTATCATACGTCTTTTTCCATCAGcaacattttttgttttattcagGCCACTTAGACTATTGCgattatttaaaatgaaaaaaagatatCGTGATGTGTTTGGAACTCTTGTTATTTTAACTCCTTTAATGTCATCTACCGCAGTGGTTATGCtggttttatattattttttcgcgATTATTGGAATGGAATTGTTTGCTGGATATAATATGCGAAATTGTTGCAA AAATACAACAGTCGaagatttttacaaatattctgtTAATGAAAGTACTACCCTAGGGTATTATTATCTTAATACATTTGACAATCTCATAGCCAGTG TATCCAGTTTTTTGGAAGCATTTCGATTTAGAATACACTACAAGAAATCAACGTCTAAACGAGATG AAGAAAGAATGCTTCATGAAGAAGTGGAATTGAGATGGGACGAGTTGCAATGTATAATAGAAGATTTTCAACTTTTGGAAAAATTACGACCTTCACTTATAGTTGGG GGAACTACTATTTTTACTGGATCACGTCCTCGAACCCGAGAAGTTTTACAGAGAAAAATGTATACAAGTGAAATAAACGAATGGATTGTAGAAGCTAAAGAAGCTGAAAGACAGTGTTTATCAAATCCTGTATATAATTCAGAAGAAATTTCTAGGGAAGATGGAATTTCTGAACCAGACCATCTTAGATCAAGTGTAAGCTTACGATCTACACATCGTAATACATCTAATGTTGTTTAG
- the Tpcn1 gene encoding two pore segment channel 1 isoform X3 has translation MSSPKTTEYSGNYQRFSDDENVSFDQDVSHRSCQKNHINSSVENSQTNQFPHKFETDEVERENMTDNVVLPLHNSLLEHDLYWEMNYHKAAIFLEEGRNNEKFESHPKHPEDLPAYLLVHNNWYYGLDLLTSLILLALALVEEPAVPLFGIPVWAHGSIELFALMIIGIELALKLRWSGWSTMLKHKRTMLKCITLAIMFLEAMTVLVRQSSHFRVTRALRPIFLVDTKCFGGVRRFIRQILLTLPPILDMLGLLLFFITLYTVLGYYMFCEMNRNFSTLQDSFVSLFVLLTTANFPDVMMPSYSKNKWYAIYFVSYLSTMLYVMMNLMLAVVNETFTAAERDKFKKLFLHKRKACQHAFKLLVSKQNADKMRFRQFEGLMRYYAHNKSIRDIVLMFRHLNASGTGVLSAEEFLNIYDTIELQWEPQYSTVPWYHSAPQPLQILCTGAHTAIRWTYFETLMYITIIANGIAMIIRILQPSNSLYSACLFAASWDTFLFGGIFVSEALIKVLGLGTRWYLSSGWNLFDLGTSVMTLVSACIIRLFPSATFFVLFRPLRLLRLFKMKKRYRDVFGTLVILTPLMSSTAVVMLVLYYFFAIIGMELFAGYNMRNCCKNTTVEDFYKYSVNESTTLGYYYLNTFDNLIASGMTLFELTVVNNWFILMNAYAFTVGMYTRIYFMTFYLVTMIVLTIVVSSFLEAFRFRIHYKKSTSKRDEERMLHEEVELRWDELQCIIEDFQLLEKLRPSLIVGGTTIFTGSRPRTREVLQRKMYTSEINEWIVEAKEAERQCLSNPVYNSEEISREDGISEPDHLRSSVSLRSTHRNTSNVV, from the exons ATGTCTTCTCCTAAAACTACTGAATACTCAGGAAATTACCAACGTTTTAGTGATGACGAAAATGTATCATTTGACCAAGATGTTTCGCATCGATCATGTCAAA AGAACCATATAAATTCATCAGTTGAAAATAGTCAAACCAATCAGTTTCCTCACAAATTTGAAACAGACGAAGTTGAAAGAGAAAACATGACTGATAATGTAGTGCTTCCATTGCACAATTCTCTTTTGGAACATGATTTATATTGGGAAATGAATTACCATAAAGCTGCAATATTTTTAGAG gaaggaagaaacaatgaaaaatttgaGTCTCATCCAAAACATCCAGAAGATTTACCAGCATATCTTTTAGTTCATAACAATTGGTATTACGGATTAGACTTACTGACTTCTCTTATACTTTTAGCTTTAGCTCTTGTGGAGGAGCCAGCTGTACCATTATTTGGT ATACCAGTGTGGGCACATGGATCAATAGAGCTTTTTGCTTTAATGATTATAGGTATAGAATTAGCTTTAAAATTAAGATGGAGTGGTTGGTCAACTATGTTAAAACACAAACGGACAATGCTGAAG TGCATTACATTGGCCATCATGTTTTTGGAAGCAATGACAGTGTTAGTGCGGCAGTCATCACATTTTCGTGTAACACGTGCTCTAAGGCCTATCTTTTTAGTAGATACAAAATGTTTTGGAGGTGTTAGAAGATTTATAAGGCAAATACTTCTGACATTGCCTCCAATTCTGGATATGTTAGGCctacttttatttttcattacactTTACACAGTATTGGGCTATTATATGTTTTGTGAaatgaatagaaatttttctacgTTACAAGATAGTTTTGTAAGTCTTTTTGTTCTTCTTACTACTGCTAA TTTTCCAGATGTAATGATGCCATCATATTCAAAAAATAAGTGGTATGCAATATATTTTGTATCTTACTTATCCACTATGTTATATGTGATGATGAATTTGATGTTGGCAGTAGTAAATGAAACATTTACAGCAGCTGAAcgtgataaatttaaaaagctATTTCTACATAAAAGGAAAGCATGTCAACATGCCTttaagttattagtttcaaaacAGAATGCAGATAAAATGCGATTTCGTCAATTTGAAGGACTAATGCGATACTATGCTCATAATAAAA gtATAAGAGATATTGTTTTAATGTTTCGGCATTTGAATGCTTCTGGTACCGGAGTGCTAAGTGCTgaagaatttttgaatatttatgatACAATAGAACTTCAGTGGGAACCGCAATACTCCACTGTGCCTTGGTATCACAGTGCACCACAGCCTTTGCAGATTCTTTGCACAGGAGCCCATACTGCTATTAGATGGACATACTTTGAAACTTTAATGT ATATAACAATAATTGCAAATGGTATTGCTATGATAATAAGGATACTACAGCCAAGCAATAGTCTTTACAGTGCATGCTTGTTTGCTGCATCTTGGGATACTTTTCTGTTTGGAGGAA TATTTGTTAGTGAAGCATTAATAAAAGTATTGGGCCTTGGTACAAGATGGTATCTTAGCTCTGGATGGAATCTTTTCGATCTAGGCACATCTGTAATGACACTTGTCTCTGCGTGTATCATACGTCTTTTTCCATCAGcaacattttttgttttattcagGCCACTTAGACTATTGCgattatttaaaatgaaaaaaagatatCGTGATGTGTTTGGAACTCTTGTTATTTTAACTCCTTTAATGTCATCTACCGCAGTGGTTATGCtggttttatattattttttcgcgATTATTGGAATGGAATTGTTTGCTGGATATAATATGCGAAATTGTTGCAA AAATACAACAGTCGaagatttttacaaatattctgtTAATGAAAGTACTACCCTAGGGTATTATTATCTTAATACATTTGACAATCTCATAGCCAGTGGTATGACTTTATTTGAATTAACTGTTGTTAATAATTGGTTTATATTAATGAATGCATATGCATTTACTGTTGGCATGTATACAAGGATATATTTTATGACATTTTACCTAGTGACAATGATTGTGTTAACAATTGTAGTATCCAGTTTTTTGGAAGCATTTCGATTTAGAATACACTACAAGAAATCAACGTCTAAACGAGATG AAGAAAGAATGCTTCATGAAGAAGTGGAATTGAGATGGGACGAGTTGCAATGTATAATAGAAGATTTTCAACTTTTGGAAAAATTACGACCTTCACTTATAGTTGGG GGAACTACTATTTTTACTGGATCACGTCCTCGAACCCGAGAAGTTTTACAGAGAAAAATGTATACAAGTGAAATAAACGAATGGATTGTAGAAGCTAAAGAAGCTGAAAGACAGTGTTTATCAAATCCTGTATATAATTCAGAAGAAATTTCTAGGGAAGATGGAATTTCTGAACCAGACCATCTTAGATCAAGTGTAAGCTTACGATCTACACATCGTAATACATCTAATGTTGTTTAG
- the Tpcn1 gene encoding two pore segment channel 1 isoform X2 — MSSPKTTEYSGNYQRFSDDENVSFDQDVSHRSCQKYGSMLSCSSPENHINSSVENSQTNQFPHKFETDEVERENMTDNVVLPLHNSLLEHDLYWEMNYHKAAIFLEEGRNNEKFESHPKHPEDLPAYLLVHNNWYYGLDLLTSLILLALALVEEPAVPLFGIPVWAHGSIELFALMIIGIELALKLRWSGWSTMLKHKRTMLKCITLAIMFLEAMTVLVRQSSHFRVTRALRPIFLVDTKCFGGVRRFIRQILLTLPPILDMLGLLLFFITLYTVLGYYMFCEMNRNFSTLQDSFVSLFVLLTTANFPDVMMPSYSKNKWYAIYFVSYLSTMLYVMMNLMLAVVNETFTAAERDKFKKLFLHKRKACQHAFKLLVSKQNADKMRFRQFEGLMRYYAHNKSIRDIVLMFRHLNASGTGVLSAEEFLNIYDTIELQWEPQYSTVPWYHSAPQPLQILCTGAHTAIRWTYFETLMYITIIANGIAMIIRILQPSNSLYSACLFAASWDTFLFGGIFVSEALIKVLGLGTRWYLSSGWNLFDLGTSVMTLVSACIIRLFPSATFFVLFRPLRLLRLFKMKKRYRDVFGTLVILTPLMSSTAVVMLVLYYFFAIIGMELFAGYNMRNCCKNTTVEDFYKYSVNESTTLGYYYLNTFDNLIASGMTLFELTVVNNWFILMNAYAFTVGMYTRIYFMTFYLVTMIVLTIVVSSFLEAFRFRIHYKKSTSKRDEERMLHEEVELRWDELQCIIEDFQLLEKLRPSLIVGGTTIFTGSRPRTREVLQRKMYTSEINEWIVEAKEAERQCLSNPVYNSEEISREDGISEPDHLRSSVCGNTIPVTL, encoded by the exons ATGTCTTCTCCTAAAACTACTGAATACTCAGGAAATTACCAACGTTTTAGTGATGACGAAAATGTATCATTTGACCAAGATGTTTCGCATCGATCATGTCAAA aatatGGATCTATGTTATCATGTTCTTCTCCAGAGAACCATATAAATTCATCAGTTGAAAATAGTCAAACCAATCAGTTTCCTCACAAATTTGAAACAGACGAAGTTGAAAGAGAAAACATGACTGATAATGTAGTGCTTCCATTGCACAATTCTCTTTTGGAACATGATTTATATTGGGAAATGAATTACCATAAAGCTGCAATATTTTTAGAG gaaggaagaaacaatgaaaaatttgaGTCTCATCCAAAACATCCAGAAGATTTACCAGCATATCTTTTAGTTCATAACAATTGGTATTACGGATTAGACTTACTGACTTCTCTTATACTTTTAGCTTTAGCTCTTGTGGAGGAGCCAGCTGTACCATTATTTGGT ATACCAGTGTGGGCACATGGATCAATAGAGCTTTTTGCTTTAATGATTATAGGTATAGAATTAGCTTTAAAATTAAGATGGAGTGGTTGGTCAACTATGTTAAAACACAAACGGACAATGCTGAAG TGCATTACATTGGCCATCATGTTTTTGGAAGCAATGACAGTGTTAGTGCGGCAGTCATCACATTTTCGTGTAACACGTGCTCTAAGGCCTATCTTTTTAGTAGATACAAAATGTTTTGGAGGTGTTAGAAGATTTATAAGGCAAATACTTCTGACATTGCCTCCAATTCTGGATATGTTAGGCctacttttatttttcattacactTTACACAGTATTGGGCTATTATATGTTTTGTGAaatgaatagaaatttttctacgTTACAAGATAGTTTTGTAAGTCTTTTTGTTCTTCTTACTACTGCTAA TTTTCCAGATGTAATGATGCCATCATATTCAAAAAATAAGTGGTATGCAATATATTTTGTATCTTACTTATCCACTATGTTATATGTGATGATGAATTTGATGTTGGCAGTAGTAAATGAAACATTTACAGCAGCTGAAcgtgataaatttaaaaagctATTTCTACATAAAAGGAAAGCATGTCAACATGCCTttaagttattagtttcaaaacAGAATGCAGATAAAATGCGATTTCGTCAATTTGAAGGACTAATGCGATACTATGCTCATAATAAAA gtATAAGAGATATTGTTTTAATGTTTCGGCATTTGAATGCTTCTGGTACCGGAGTGCTAAGTGCTgaagaatttttgaatatttatgatACAATAGAACTTCAGTGGGAACCGCAATACTCCACTGTGCCTTGGTATCACAGTGCACCACAGCCTTTGCAGATTCTTTGCACAGGAGCCCATACTGCTATTAGATGGACATACTTTGAAACTTTAATGT ATATAACAATAATTGCAAATGGTATTGCTATGATAATAAGGATACTACAGCCAAGCAATAGTCTTTACAGTGCATGCTTGTTTGCTGCATCTTGGGATACTTTTCTGTTTGGAGGAA TATTTGTTAGTGAAGCATTAATAAAAGTATTGGGCCTTGGTACAAGATGGTATCTTAGCTCTGGATGGAATCTTTTCGATCTAGGCACATCTGTAATGACACTTGTCTCTGCGTGTATCATACGTCTTTTTCCATCAGcaacattttttgttttattcagGCCACTTAGACTATTGCgattatttaaaatgaaaaaaagatatCGTGATGTGTTTGGAACTCTTGTTATTTTAACTCCTTTAATGTCATCTACCGCAGTGGTTATGCtggttttatattattttttcgcgATTATTGGAATGGAATTGTTTGCTGGATATAATATGCGAAATTGTTGCAA AAATACAACAGTCGaagatttttacaaatattctgtTAATGAAAGTACTACCCTAGGGTATTATTATCTTAATACATTTGACAATCTCATAGCCAGTGGTATGACTTTATTTGAATTAACTGTTGTTAATAATTGGTTTATATTAATGAATGCATATGCATTTACTGTTGGCATGTATACAAGGATATATTTTATGACATTTTACCTAGTGACAATGATTGTGTTAACAATTGTAGTATCCAGTTTTTTGGAAGCATTTCGATTTAGAATACACTACAAGAAATCAACGTCTAAACGAGATG AAGAAAGAATGCTTCATGAAGAAGTGGAATTGAGATGGGACGAGTTGCAATGTATAATAGAAGATTTTCAACTTTTGGAAAAATTACGACCTTCACTTATAGTTGGG GGAACTACTATTTTTACTGGATCACGTCCTCGAACCCGAGAAGTTTTACAGAGAAAAATGTATACAAGTGAAATAAACGAATGGATTGTAGAAGCTAAAGAAGCTGAAAGACAGTGTTTATCAAATCCTGTATATAATTCAGAAGAAATTTCTAGGGAAGATGGAATTTCTGAACCAGACCATCTTAGATCAAGT
- the Tpcn1 gene encoding two pore segment channel 1 isoform X1, producing the protein MSSPKTTEYSGNYQRFSDDENVSFDQDVSHRSCQKYGSMLSCSSPENHINSSVENSQTNQFPHKFETDEVERENMTDNVVLPLHNSLLEHDLYWEMNYHKAAIFLEEGRNNEKFESHPKHPEDLPAYLLVHNNWYYGLDLLTSLILLALALVEEPAVPLFGIPVWAHGSIELFALMIIGIELALKLRWSGWSTMLKHKRTMLKCITLAIMFLEAMTVLVRQSSHFRVTRALRPIFLVDTKCFGGVRRFIRQILLTLPPILDMLGLLLFFITLYTVLGYYMFCEMNRNFSTLQDSFVSLFVLLTTANFPDVMMPSYSKNKWYAIYFVSYLSTMLYVMMNLMLAVVNETFTAAERDKFKKLFLHKRKACQHAFKLLVSKQNADKMRFRQFEGLMRYYAHNKSIRDIVLMFRHLNASGTGVLSAEEFLNIYDTIELQWEPQYSTVPWYHSAPQPLQILCTGAHTAIRWTYFETLMYITIIANGIAMIIRILQPSNSLYSACLFAASWDTFLFGGIFVSEALIKVLGLGTRWYLSSGWNLFDLGTSVMTLVSACIIRLFPSATFFVLFRPLRLLRLFKMKKRYRDVFGTLVILTPLMSSTAVVMLVLYYFFAIIGMELFAGYNMRNCCKNTTVEDFYKYSVNESTTLGYYYLNTFDNLIASGMTLFELTVVNNWFILMNAYAFTVGMYTRIYFMTFYLVTMIVLTIVVSSFLEAFRFRIHYKKSTSKRDEERMLHEEVELRWDELQCIIEDFQLLEKLRPSLIVGGTTIFTGSRPRTREVLQRKMYTSEINEWIVEAKEAERQCLSNPVYNSEEISREDGISEPDHLRSSVSLRSTHRNTSNVV; encoded by the exons ATGTCTTCTCCTAAAACTACTGAATACTCAGGAAATTACCAACGTTTTAGTGATGACGAAAATGTATCATTTGACCAAGATGTTTCGCATCGATCATGTCAAA aatatGGATCTATGTTATCATGTTCTTCTCCAGAGAACCATATAAATTCATCAGTTGAAAATAGTCAAACCAATCAGTTTCCTCACAAATTTGAAACAGACGAAGTTGAAAGAGAAAACATGACTGATAATGTAGTGCTTCCATTGCACAATTCTCTTTTGGAACATGATTTATATTGGGAAATGAATTACCATAAAGCTGCAATATTTTTAGAG gaaggaagaaacaatgaaaaatttgaGTCTCATCCAAAACATCCAGAAGATTTACCAGCATATCTTTTAGTTCATAACAATTGGTATTACGGATTAGACTTACTGACTTCTCTTATACTTTTAGCTTTAGCTCTTGTGGAGGAGCCAGCTGTACCATTATTTGGT ATACCAGTGTGGGCACATGGATCAATAGAGCTTTTTGCTTTAATGATTATAGGTATAGAATTAGCTTTAAAATTAAGATGGAGTGGTTGGTCAACTATGTTAAAACACAAACGGACAATGCTGAAG TGCATTACATTGGCCATCATGTTTTTGGAAGCAATGACAGTGTTAGTGCGGCAGTCATCACATTTTCGTGTAACACGTGCTCTAAGGCCTATCTTTTTAGTAGATACAAAATGTTTTGGAGGTGTTAGAAGATTTATAAGGCAAATACTTCTGACATTGCCTCCAATTCTGGATATGTTAGGCctacttttatttttcattacactTTACACAGTATTGGGCTATTATATGTTTTGTGAaatgaatagaaatttttctacgTTACAAGATAGTTTTGTAAGTCTTTTTGTTCTTCTTACTACTGCTAA TTTTCCAGATGTAATGATGCCATCATATTCAAAAAATAAGTGGTATGCAATATATTTTGTATCTTACTTATCCACTATGTTATATGTGATGATGAATTTGATGTTGGCAGTAGTAAATGAAACATTTACAGCAGCTGAAcgtgataaatttaaaaagctATTTCTACATAAAAGGAAAGCATGTCAACATGCCTttaagttattagtttcaaaacAGAATGCAGATAAAATGCGATTTCGTCAATTTGAAGGACTAATGCGATACTATGCTCATAATAAAA gtATAAGAGATATTGTTTTAATGTTTCGGCATTTGAATGCTTCTGGTACCGGAGTGCTAAGTGCTgaagaatttttgaatatttatgatACAATAGAACTTCAGTGGGAACCGCAATACTCCACTGTGCCTTGGTATCACAGTGCACCACAGCCTTTGCAGATTCTTTGCACAGGAGCCCATACTGCTATTAGATGGACATACTTTGAAACTTTAATGT ATATAACAATAATTGCAAATGGTATTGCTATGATAATAAGGATACTACAGCCAAGCAATAGTCTTTACAGTGCATGCTTGTTTGCTGCATCTTGGGATACTTTTCTGTTTGGAGGAA TATTTGTTAGTGAAGCATTAATAAAAGTATTGGGCCTTGGTACAAGATGGTATCTTAGCTCTGGATGGAATCTTTTCGATCTAGGCACATCTGTAATGACACTTGTCTCTGCGTGTATCATACGTCTTTTTCCATCAGcaacattttttgttttattcagGCCACTTAGACTATTGCgattatttaaaatgaaaaaaagatatCGTGATGTGTTTGGAACTCTTGTTATTTTAACTCCTTTAATGTCATCTACCGCAGTGGTTATGCtggttttatattattttttcgcgATTATTGGAATGGAATTGTTTGCTGGATATAATATGCGAAATTGTTGCAA AAATACAACAGTCGaagatttttacaaatattctgtTAATGAAAGTACTACCCTAGGGTATTATTATCTTAATACATTTGACAATCTCATAGCCAGTGGTATGACTTTATTTGAATTAACTGTTGTTAATAATTGGTTTATATTAATGAATGCATATGCATTTACTGTTGGCATGTATACAAGGATATATTTTATGACATTTTACCTAGTGACAATGATTGTGTTAACAATTGTAGTATCCAGTTTTTTGGAAGCATTTCGATTTAGAATACACTACAAGAAATCAACGTCTAAACGAGATG AAGAAAGAATGCTTCATGAAGAAGTGGAATTGAGATGGGACGAGTTGCAATGTATAATAGAAGATTTTCAACTTTTGGAAAAATTACGACCTTCACTTATAGTTGGG GGAACTACTATTTTTACTGGATCACGTCCTCGAACCCGAGAAGTTTTACAGAGAAAAATGTATACAAGTGAAATAAACGAATGGATTGTAGAAGCTAAAGAAGCTGAAAGACAGTGTTTATCAAATCCTGTATATAATTCAGAAGAAATTTCTAGGGAAGATGGAATTTCTGAACCAGACCATCTTAGATCAAGTGTAAGCTTACGATCTACACATCGTAATACATCTAATGTTGTTTAG